From Bombyx mori chromosome 26, ASM3026992v2, one genomic window encodes:
- the LOC101745062 gene encoding LOW QUALITY PROTEIN: cytochrome P450 4c21 (The sequence of the model RefSeq protein was modified relative to this genomic sequence to represent the inferred CDS: substituted 1 base at 1 genomic stop codon): MFIPIILVVVCVLLLFYSIAERHSNVPLCNNYLPVIGHTHLIIGGGKRLLQTVKYACEESNKKGGVAILRLGLSNYYFITDPEDNLTVANGTLQKHFVYQFASNWLGDGLITSSGETWKRHRKLLNPAFSQQMLNIYTVVFNRKSRNLISAIEIQMKSGPVLIDTVFREMALNTLLSTAFGIEEEDSDFNKKYIHAVDVILALLTRRFQNPLLHYPFFYKLSALKKKEEEVIETILTASKKIIKNKRESLNKERSNENSYTTERKFKSMLELLLKDSDGDALTDEEIRDEVDTLILAGSDTSSQLTLVVVMVLGSYPEIXDKVYQEVASVCGVSDDDVEKHHHPRLVYTEAVLKETLRLYPTIPLVLRKPENEIKLKNYTIPANSNCVLGIYGLNRHPVWGPDAHTFRPERWLEPGGVPGNPNAFAGFSVGKRNCIGKTYALISTKIILAHLVRRYKVTADISKIEFKMDVIMTPSDNCYVDFELRK; this comes from the exons ATGTTTATTCCAATTATCTTAGTTGTTGTTTGTGTCTTGTTGCTATTCTATTCCATCGCTGAGCGTCACAGTAATGTTCCTTTGTGTAATAATTATTTGCCTGTTATTGGACATACCCACTTGATTATCGGGGGCGGCAAAA GATTACTGCAAACTGTGAAATATGCATGCGAAGAGTCAAACAAGAAGGGCGGTGTCGCGATTCTAAGATTAGGACTCTCAAATTACTATT TTATAACAGACCCAGAAGACAATTTGACAGTAGCCAACGGCACACTTCAGAAACATTTTGTCTATCAGTTCGCGAGCAACTGGTTGGGGGATGGTCTCATCACGTCATCGG GAGAGACATGGAAGCGTCACCGCAAACTATTGAACCCGGCGTTCAGTCAGCAAATGTTAAACATCTATACAGTTGTATTCAACCGTAAATCCAGAAATCTGATTTCTGCCATCGAAATCCAAATGAAGAGCGGCCCGGTGCTTATCGACACAGTTTTCAGAGAAATGGctttaaatacattattat CAACGGCATTCGGCATAGAAGAGGAAGATTCTGATTTCAACAAGAAGTATATTCATGCTGTTGATGTAATATTGGCTCTGCTGACACGTAGGTTCCAGAACCCTCTATTGCACTATCCGTTCTTTTACAAACTGAGCGCTTTAAAGAAAAAAGAGGAAGAAGTGATCGAGACAATACTAACGGCGTCGAAAAAG atcataaaaaataaacgggAATCTTTGAATAAAGAACGATCTAACGAAAATAGCTATACTACTG AAAGAAAATTCAAATCAATGTTAGAGCTGCTCTTGAAAGACTCGGATGGCGATGCCTTAACGGACGAAGAGATCAGGGATGAAGTCGATACACTTATACTTGCTGGATCTGATACATCGTCACAGCTCACGTTGGTTGTCGTGATGGTATTGGGCTCATACCCTGAAATCTAGGATAAAGTTTACCAGGA AGTTGCATCAGTGTGCGGAGTTTCGGATGATGATGTAGAAAAACACCACCATCCGAGATTAGTTTACACAGAAGCTGTTCTGAAGGAAACGTTAAGACTATATCCGACCATTCCACTTGTTTTGAGAAAGccggaaaatgaaataaaactaa AGAACTATACGATACCGGCCAACAGTAACTGCGTGTTGGGTATTTATGGTCTGAACCGCCACCCAGTGTGGGGCCCTGACGCGCACACGTTCCGGCCAGAGCGCTGGTTGGAGCCCGGAGGTGTGCCCGGCAACCCTAATGCATTCGCAGGATTCAGCGTCGGGAAACGGAATTGTATCG GTAAAACCTACGCCCTCATATCGACGAAGATCATACTGGCGCATTTAGTACGACGATACAAAGTTACTGCAGATATATCTAAGATTGAATTCAAAATGGATGTGATTATGACACCTTCAGACAACTGCTATGTTGATTTTGAGTTAAGAAAATGA